The genomic DNA CTGCGCCATTCGTTCGGCTAATGCCTTTTGttgctgctgctccacgatttttgccGCTCGCGCCTGGATGAGCGCATCGAGCTCTTCTTGAGAGAACGTCACGGTGTGAGATCttctagcttcctccatcttTTACTAGACtcagattcaggtgcgttcccacagacgacaccaatcATTTTGACAGATTAAaaagtaagtattttttttaaaaatcaattaaaattaatttttggatGAAATGAAATTGACATGATGAAGGTTCTGGAAGCCAATtctaaagaaaaatataattcaaaatatTTGTGGAATGTAATAAGTGCATCTACAACAAGTAGGAATATTTCTTTCAAATATTTATGGCTCTCATTTCTatatcattttttaaatattttactatTCAAATATCTCAATTTTCACAATAAAATATCTTCCACTTTCACATCATTTTAATGGACCATACcagatttaattaaataaaaaaattaaaaaaaaatcaaaaatagtgGCAACCCACTACTTTAGTAGGTCTTACAAGAGGAAATCATCGGACAGTAATTTATACCGATGATTTTTAATCATCCTTTAAGTATTCTCTCTACATCATTGGAAGATATTTAAGAAAATATTCCTCTCTAAATATTTCCGTTGGATGCTCTAATGTAATATTAATATGCAGGCcaatttatattttgtatatttcTTGCTAAATTAGTTGTAAGATACCAAACGCAGATGACAGCTCAGCATTGGTCCCACTGGATTCGGCGGACTCATCCACGGCTTGGATCATACCCGATCAAACAATACAGTGAAGAAGGAATAAACTGTGTCCTTCGCTCGATCTCTCGACCCATCGTCCGAAGGGGTAATTCGATCGGTATGCCTTTTCCAAATACTCAAAACTGTCGATTTCTTTCCTTTgagattttttttcccttcttatTTTTGTTGATTGATCTCCTCGGTCTGGTCAAAATCTGCTAGGCCTTCCCTCGTGTTTGTCTTTTTGATATGGGTATCGCTGGAACTGCAGTTTTTCCGGTTGTGGATCGCTGAAGGTAGCATCTTGATTTTGGTTTATGAGTTGGACAATGTTCTTTCTTCCCTGTTAATTTCCCTTTAATCTGGTCGGATTTTCGGTCCCTTTTCCTCTCCCTGTATTTCGAATTTTTCTGTTCTCTTCGGTTTAGGGTTTCAATTGTGAACGATGGTTTTGCCCACTTGCAAGCATTTATGCGTCGTATTCTAAGTGTGAAGTTCTTTTTCATCATCGATCATAGTTTCAGTTTGTATTTCTGCCATTAACCTTATTAAATTCTTTGATGACTTTGGTACTGTGCAGAGTTAGAATTGGTCATCTGACCTCTGCCGTCTCGATAGCCATCGGAGCAGCAAGCATCCTCTATTCTCGGAAAGGTCAGGCAGTGGATTTACCATCTGGAACCGCATTTGCAGTTGCTTCGTGGTTGGTCTTCCATTTTACGCAGGGCGCATGCTGCTTCTTGGAGTTCGTTATCAGTTAAATCACTCGCGCATACCTTCAGACTTCTGTTCTCTCAACTATGTCACGGAGCATAAGCCCATCTATGTCACGGAGCATAAGTCCATCGAGGCAGAAAGTGGTTAAGACGAAACCACGAGGCTTCGATGAAGAGTCAGTTTCAGTTTTTGCTAAAATCATCCATTCAGATATCCACATGGAGGATCACATATGGGCACTTTTACCGGAGGATTTGCTAATGGAGGTACTTGCAAGGGTGCCTCCATTCTTGATCTTCAGGTTGATGCCGGTCTGCAGAAGGTGGAACTCAATTCTTCAGGACCGTAGTTTTCTTGCAGCCCACTCTCGCGTTCCTTCGCATGGACCCTGCCTTCTCACATTTTGGAAAAGCTCACAGGCATATCAATGCTCGGTCTTCAGCCTTCCCCTGAAAACATGGTACAAGATCCCTTTTGCATTTCTACCAGATTGGGCTTTTTGGCTGGTTGGTTCTTCAGGAGGTCTTCTTTGTTTATCTGGATACGATGGGCTTGACTTTAAAATCCTTGTTTGCAATCCCTTAACTCAGACATGGAAGGTATTGCCTAGCATGCATCACAATCAGCAAAGGCAATTGACCTTGGTAGTTGATAAGGTGGACTGTACTTTTAAAGTGATTGCTACAGGTGGTGATATCCTTGGAGATCAAACTTTACCGACTGAAGTCTATTACTCAAGACTTGATAGTTGGTCAGTTCATCAGGTAATGCCAGCCGTTACTTTATGTTCATCAAAAATGGCATTTTGTGATTCGAGGCTTTATCTAGAGACTCTTTCACCACTTGGGCTTATGATGTATCGAGTGGATATGGGGCAATGGGAACACATTCCAGCAAAATTTCCACGTTCATTACTGGATGGTTATTTAGTTGCTGGTGCAAAAAAACGTTTGTTTCTAGTGGGAAGGATTGGACTTTTCAGCACTCTTCAAAGCATTCGCATTTGGGAGCTTGATCATGCAAAGACAGCATGGGTTGAAATCAGTAGGATGCCACCAAAGTATTTCAGGGCCCTTCTGAGATTATCAGCTGATAGATTTGATTGTTTTGGACAGGACAATCAAATATGTTTTACTTCCTGGAATCAAGGAAAAGGTCTTCTCTATGATGTCGACAAAAAAGCTTGGTCATGGATTGTAGGATGGGTGATCCAATTATGCAGTACTCAGGTTTGCTTTTATCAACCAAGGTTTGACAAACTTATCTGAAATTGTTACTTGGTCAGGACCAGATTGATAGTAGTGGTACTCAAGGAAAGTCACCTTTGCATAATATGGGCTttttgaataattatttttttctttccaaaGAGAGTCCAACTTTCACTAATTTAATTATAGAGCATTATTATTCAAAATGGGCTACATTAACCAGACAATTTTGGTGCATTGAAATGTATATGAAGAGAAGTTGCCTAAATGAGAGAAGGTACCCTAGATTGATGTGCTAGCATGCCTCATATGACAATCCACTTGTTCTTAATTTTGTGAATTTAATATGATTTGGTATGCTATTTCAGTCTGTTCTGCCTCATGAGACCAATGCATCTTTCCATAAAGGCATTTTCTTGAATCTCCTTGAAGAGACCACATACTGGACCTCTGCTGCAGCTTCAACATAAAGACTACTGAATATGCTACACGATGATTATGAAATGAGTTACACAGACAGGATAATT from Zingiber officinale cultivar Zhangliang chromosome 4A, Zo_v1.1, whole genome shotgun sequence includes the following:
- the LOC121970913 gene encoding F-box/kelch-repeat protein At5g15710-like, with translation MSRSISPSMSRSISPSRQKVVKTKPRGFDEESVSVFAKIIHSDIHMEDHIWALLPEDLLMEVLARVPPFLIFRLMPVCRRWNSILQDRSFLAAHSRVPSHGPCLLTFWKSSQAYQCSVFSLPLKTWYKIPFAFLPDWAFWLVGSSGGLLCLSGYDGLDFKILVCNPLTQTWKVLPSMHHNQQRQLTLVVDKVDCTFKVIATGGDILGDQTLPTEVYYSRLDSWSVHQVMPAVTLCSSKMAFCDSRLYLETLSPLGLMMYRVDMGQWEHIPAKFPRSLLDGYLVAGAKKRLFLVGRIGLFSTLQSIRIWELDHAKTAWVEISRMPPKYFRALLRLSADRFDCFGQDNQICFTSWNQGKGLLYDVDKKAWSWIVGWVIQLCSTQVCFYQPRFDKLI